A single genomic interval of Nonomuraea rubra harbors:
- a CDS encoding LacI family DNA-binding transcriptional regulator, with the protein MADVAKLAGVSGQTVSRVVNGNDRVTAATRLRVEAAMQQLGYRANIAARALATGRFGTIGVVMFNLSAVLNVRIVEAVVTGAQARGYSVSVAVVDGPTEKDVRAAVRGLTDRAVDGVIVIEARVLDTPHLRLPEEVPLVIADSRAAHKHPTFGMDEAAGARAAVDHLLGLGHATVHHVAGPAGSNPAQRRRAAWQRQLKRSGRAVPPPVAGDWSPRSGYDAALRLLADDDVTAVFAANDQMAVGVLRAAAELGRRVPGDLSVVGFDDLDFAPFLTPPLTTVRQDLETVGRRCVEHLIARIEEPRGTGAPQPASRFVRPELIVRASTAPPPTARH; encoded by the coding sequence ATGGCGGACGTCGCCAAGCTCGCCGGAGTGTCGGGCCAGACCGTGTCACGGGTCGTCAACGGCAACGACCGCGTGACCGCCGCGACGCGGCTCAGGGTCGAGGCGGCCATGCAGCAGCTCGGCTACCGCGCCAACATCGCCGCCAGGGCGCTGGCCACGGGCCGGTTCGGCACGATCGGCGTGGTCATGTTCAACCTCAGCGCCGTGCTCAACGTGCGCATCGTCGAGGCGGTCGTGACGGGCGCCCAGGCGCGCGGCTACTCCGTCAGCGTGGCCGTGGTGGACGGGCCCACCGAGAAGGACGTGCGCGCCGCCGTACGCGGGCTCACCGACCGGGCGGTGGACGGCGTGATCGTGATCGAGGCGCGCGTGCTCGACACCCCGCACCTGCGGCTGCCGGAGGAGGTGCCGCTCGTCATCGCCGACAGCAGGGCGGCGCACAAGCACCCGACGTTCGGCATGGACGAGGCCGCTGGGGCCCGCGCGGCCGTCGACCACCTGCTCGGGCTCGGCCACGCCACCGTGCACCACGTCGCCGGCCCGGCCGGCTCCAACCCGGCGCAGCGGCGGCGGGCGGCCTGGCAGCGGCAGCTCAAGCGCTCGGGGCGCGCGGTCCCGCCGCCCGTCGCCGGGGACTGGTCGCCGCGCTCCGGGTACGACGCCGCGCTGCGCCTGCTGGCCGATGACGACGTGACCGCCGTGTTCGCGGCCAACGACCAGATGGCCGTGGGCGTGCTGCGGGCGGCGGCGGAGCTGGGGCGGCGGGTGCCCGGCGACCTGAGCGTCGTGGGCTTCGACGACCTGGACTTCGCGCCGTTCCTGACGCCGCCGCTGACCACGGTCCGGCAGGATCTGGAGACGGTGGGGCGGCGCTGCGTGGAGCACCTGATCGCGCGGATCGA